A genomic stretch from Silurus meridionalis isolate SWU-2019-XX chromosome 1, ASM1480568v1, whole genome shotgun sequence includes:
- the atg4c gene encoding cysteine protease ATG4C isoform X1 — MSCRHLASCLYRLGSGRARGDGFRSVPGAMEMKGNDEVEKIKSKFMSAWNNVKYSWVLKSKTSFSRNSVVFLLGKCYHFKADDEDSPTESCSTDLFDDDYAVIGNVEGFRRDFASRIWLTYRDDFAALPESTITTDCGWGCTLRAGQMMLAQALILNFLGRDWTWPDALSLEPLDTETRTSSAARKLVASLEASFQGDRLRFPSCQPQCGAEEADAHLKEVYHRTVVTWFGDTLSAQLSVHRLVHLGMTSGKRAGDWYGPGVVAHILRKAVEEATDPELQGVTVYVAQDCTVYSADVLESHSVQVDTRSVPEGMATDNRAVIILIPVRLGGEKINPEYFSFVKAILSLEYCIGIIGGKPKQAYYFVGFQDDSMIYMDPHYCQSFVDVSTSNFPLQSYHCPSPKKMPFIKMDPSCTIGFYSKSVQDYERISGELSKLLQPSSKEKYPAFTFMRGHGRDYELSVPMEKKEWPFIKDTRNPGATAGDFVLL, encoded by the exons ttGTAGGCACCTGGCTTCCTGTCTTTACCGCCTAGGCTCTGGCCGTGCGCGCGGTGATGGGTTCCGATCCGTGCCAGGTGCAATGGAGATGAAAGGGAACGACGAGGTGGAGAAAATAAAGTCGAAGTTCATGTCGGCGTGGAACAATGTAAAATACA gttGGGTGCTGAAATCAAAGACGTCCTTTAGTCGCAATTCTGTGGTCTTCCTGCTTGGCAAATGCTATCACTTCAAGGCAGACG ATGAAGACAGCCCCACAGAGAGCTGCAGCACAGATTTATTTGATGATGATTATGCTGTCATTGGCAATGTGGAAGGATTTCGGAGGGATTTCGCATCTCGGATCTGGCTCACTTATCGGGATGATTTTGCTGCACTCCCGGAATCGACCATCACCACAGACTGTGGTTGGGGCTGCACTCTCAGAGCCGGGCAGATGATGCTGGCCCAGGCACTCATTCTAAATTTCCTGGGAAGAG ACTGGACCTGGCCAGATGCGCTGTCCTTGGAGCCTCTGGACACCGAGACAAGGACGAGCAGCGCAGCACGAAAACTGGTCGCCTCATTAGAAGCTTCATTCCAGGGAGATAGGCTGAGATTCCCATCTTGCCAGCCCCAGTGTGGGGCAGAAGAAGCTGACGCTCACCTGAAAGAGGTGTACCATCGCACTGTTGTGACCTGGTTTGGAGATACTCTGTCTGCCCAGCTCAGTGTTCACAGGCTGGTCCATCTGGGTATGACCTCAGGGAAAAGAGCAGGAGATTGGTATGGCCCTGGTGTAGTGGCACACATACTCAG GAAAGCCGTAGAAGAGGCTACAGATCCTGAACTGCAAGGTGTGACTGTTTATGTGGCACAGGATTGCACAG TGTACAGCGCTGATGTTCTCGAGAGTCATTCAGTGCAGGTGGACACACGCTCGGTTCCTGAGGGAATGGCCACTGACAACAGAGCCGTCATCATTCTCATTCCTGTCAGACTCGGGGGAGAGAAGATTAACCCTGAATACTTCAGCTTTGTCAAG gCCATTCTGAGCTTGGAATACTGTATTGGTATCATTGGAGGGAAACCCAAGCAGGCCTACTACTTTGTTGGATTTCAAG ATGACAGCATGATTTACATGGACCCTCATTACTGTCAGTCTTTTGTGGATGTCAGCACAAGCAATTTTCCTCTGCAG TCATATCATTGCCCATCACCAAAGAAGATGCCTTTCATTAAAATGGATCCAAGCTGCACTATTGGGTTTTACTCCAAAAGTGTTCAGGATTATGAAAGAATTAGTGGTGAGCTGTCTAAG CTTCTGCAGCCGTCATCGAAAGAGAAGTACCCGGCATTTACCTTTATGAGAGGACACGGGAGAGATTATGAACTGTCTGTTCCCATGGAGAAGAAAGAATGGCCCTTCATCAAGGACACACGCAATCCTGGGGCCACCGCAGGGGACTTTGTGCTGCTGTAA
- the atg4c gene encoding cysteine protease ATG4C isoform X2, with the protein MEMKGNDEVEKIKSKFMSAWNNVKYSWVLKSKTSFSRNSVVFLLGKCYHFKADDEDSPTESCSTDLFDDDYAVIGNVEGFRRDFASRIWLTYRDDFAALPESTITTDCGWGCTLRAGQMMLAQALILNFLGRDWTWPDALSLEPLDTETRTSSAARKLVASLEASFQGDRLRFPSCQPQCGAEEADAHLKEVYHRTVVTWFGDTLSAQLSVHRLVHLGMTSGKRAGDWYGPGVVAHILRKAVEEATDPELQGVTVYVAQDCTVYSADVLESHSVQVDTRSVPEGMATDNRAVIILIPVRLGGEKINPEYFSFVKAILSLEYCIGIIGGKPKQAYYFVGFQDDSMIYMDPHYCQSFVDVSTSNFPLQSYHCPSPKKMPFIKMDPSCTIGFYSKSVQDYERISGELSKLLQPSSKEKYPAFTFMRGHGRDYELSVPMEKKEWPFIKDTRNPGATAGDFVLL; encoded by the exons ATGGAGATGAAAGGGAACGACGAGGTGGAGAAAATAAAGTCGAAGTTCATGTCGGCGTGGAACAATGTAAAATACA gttGGGTGCTGAAATCAAAGACGTCCTTTAGTCGCAATTCTGTGGTCTTCCTGCTTGGCAAATGCTATCACTTCAAGGCAGACG ATGAAGACAGCCCCACAGAGAGCTGCAGCACAGATTTATTTGATGATGATTATGCTGTCATTGGCAATGTGGAAGGATTTCGGAGGGATTTCGCATCTCGGATCTGGCTCACTTATCGGGATGATTTTGCTGCACTCCCGGAATCGACCATCACCACAGACTGTGGTTGGGGCTGCACTCTCAGAGCCGGGCAGATGATGCTGGCCCAGGCACTCATTCTAAATTTCCTGGGAAGAG ACTGGACCTGGCCAGATGCGCTGTCCTTGGAGCCTCTGGACACCGAGACAAGGACGAGCAGCGCAGCACGAAAACTGGTCGCCTCATTAGAAGCTTCATTCCAGGGAGATAGGCTGAGATTCCCATCTTGCCAGCCCCAGTGTGGGGCAGAAGAAGCTGACGCTCACCTGAAAGAGGTGTACCATCGCACTGTTGTGACCTGGTTTGGAGATACTCTGTCTGCCCAGCTCAGTGTTCACAGGCTGGTCCATCTGGGTATGACCTCAGGGAAAAGAGCAGGAGATTGGTATGGCCCTGGTGTAGTGGCACACATACTCAG GAAAGCCGTAGAAGAGGCTACAGATCCTGAACTGCAAGGTGTGACTGTTTATGTGGCACAGGATTGCACAG TGTACAGCGCTGATGTTCTCGAGAGTCATTCAGTGCAGGTGGACACACGCTCGGTTCCTGAGGGAATGGCCACTGACAACAGAGCCGTCATCATTCTCATTCCTGTCAGACTCGGGGGAGAGAAGATTAACCCTGAATACTTCAGCTTTGTCAAG gCCATTCTGAGCTTGGAATACTGTATTGGTATCATTGGAGGGAAACCCAAGCAGGCCTACTACTTTGTTGGATTTCAAG ATGACAGCATGATTTACATGGACCCTCATTACTGTCAGTCTTTTGTGGATGTCAGCACAAGCAATTTTCCTCTGCAG TCATATCATTGCCCATCACCAAAGAAGATGCCTTTCATTAAAATGGATCCAAGCTGCACTATTGGGTTTTACTCCAAAAGTGTTCAGGATTATGAAAGAATTAGTGGTGAGCTGTCTAAG CTTCTGCAGCCGTCATCGAAAGAGAAGTACCCGGCATTTACCTTTATGAGAGGACACGGGAGAGATTATGAACTGTCTGTTCCCATGGAGAAGAAAGAATGGCCCTTCATCAAGGACACACGCAATCCTGGGGCCACCGCAGGGGACTTTGTGCTGCTGTAA